Genomic segment of uncultured Desulfobacter sp.:
AAACAGATTGCCGGCGGGCAGGTATATCAAATATCCCAGCACCGCCGGACCTGTATATGCAATGGTTTTGTTTTCCAGGGCAGCGTTCGCCATATCACCATTCCGGTTCACCATTATCTTGAATGCGCAGATAATACCCGCGCATAATGCGGAATAGATAAAAATCCAGAATACGGCCCCGGGGCCTGTCAAGGCACCCAGCGCGCCGAACAGCTTGACATCCCCGCCGCCTGTGCCGCCTGCTATATAGGGGAGGATAAAAAGCCCTGTTCCTGCGGCAAGACCCTGCACCCACTCAAATCCGCCTGAAGAAAGCCCGGAAAAAAAGATGTGAAAACAAAGGCCGGTACAGGCAAAGGCAAGGGTTAATGCGTTGGGGATTTTCCCGGATAAACAATCTGTGTACAGCGCTGAACCCAGTAACAGTCCGGATAATATCATGAAAATATCCATCATGATCACGGAATGGGTTATTCTTGGTTTTTGATGGTTTCAGTCACGCTGTCCAGCTGTTCGGTGATGGCTGAAAAAAGCTCTGCAAGTTTATCACCGAATGCGCCAAGAACAGTTATGATCACTGCGGCCATAATACCTACAATCAGGCCGTATTCAATGGCCGTGGCACCGGATTCATCTTCCCAGAATGTTTTGAAAAAGTTTGTCATTATTGATCAACCTTTTTTCTGAACCATCCGGTCAAAGCAACTAATCCGGATGCCAGGAGCCACAATGCACCGGGAACCGGGACCGCCGCCACATCGGAAAATGCATCAATTTCACCGCGGTATCCATCTATACCGGACACCTTTATATATTGAATCCACTCAAGCCCGGATTCAGCCAGGTCAAATCCGGTACCGCCGCCGGAACCTTCATACAGGGCAATGGCATCTGCCGCAGATATGGGATTGTCTTCCAGATAACCTCCGTTAAGAAGCGTATCCCCAAGCGCCGGATCAACAGGTTTGGTAAAATCCATTTCACTGTCTGTCCAGACACCGTTTTCCGCATCATACTCATATCCCTGGGTGGGAAATGCCGTATTGCCAAACGGCCCATTCACGTAATCGTACCAATTCTCCCCGTCCTGACTTACCGATACCAGCACGTTTTCATTGTTTGTCCCGCCGGTTAGAAAGTATTCATTCAGGTCCGTGGTATCATTGACAAACCCCGAGCCGACATAAAAGGCATTACCAAAAACCAGAAAATCAAGACCGTAAGGGTTGTTTGCGTCATCCATCACCTGGTGGTCGAATTTTACCGTGATATATGAATCAGGGGTTATTGTGGTGATCAGTTTGTTTCCGTCGGCATCTGTGTTATAGGCCGGTTCCACAAGTTTGACTTTTCGGTCAGTGCTGCCGCCGCTCCATGATCCCCAGGAATCATAAAAATCAGTTGAAGGCTTGCCCAGAACGGCATTGGGGTCATTGTATAAAGATGATCCGGTTAAATCGTTTGAATAATTAATCAGTTCAATCGCATAGGGACTTGCCCAGGCAGAACCATAGATCAGCACCGTTACTGCCAGGGCCGGAATGATTTTAAGCATTTTCATTATATACCATCCTGATATTTAGTTTTGTTTTCTTACCATGCCGGCCAGCCCCAACAGCCCTGCGGCAAGTAGTGAAAACGCCCCCGGGACCGGTACGGACGATGCCATGGGGATATCCAGTTGGTCATCTGCGTAATCCGGCAAAGAACCAAACCACATAATGGCGTTAATGCCTTCGAACTGGCCGTCTGCCAGCAGTTCCTCGGTAATACCGGCCGTATTGAAATCCCATTCGGAATCACCCCAGGTGCCCCATACGGCGTAGGGATCAGACGTTGATGCGAGATTCCATGATCCTTGTTCTATATGCGAGTGTACTTCGTTGTCAGCTTCATCCCAATAGCTTAGATTATTAACAAATGCGCCACCGTATCCCGTATCTACAACAAGGATGCCGGCCTCGTCAAAGGCTGTAAGCATATCAGATTCATAAGCCGTTCCGTCCCACCGGTACCCAAAGGCATGGGATTCAGATACAATACCCTGGCCGTTTGCCTCCTGGTCCAGCTTATTCCAGTCCACCACCAGAATGGTTTCATTGGCACCTGCTCCTGTCCAGGCTTCCACATCCACCTGTGTGCCGTTGAAATCGTAAAAGGCGGCCTGTGCCGCCGATGCGAAAAGTAAAAGACAGATAACACCTAAAAATTTTCTCATGACTTCCTCCTTTTTGTTTTTTTAAGAAAAGAATATAGATATGTCATCCCTCTTTTTTTTTCTCAGATTTATTTGCTCAATATTTGACTTTTTTTGCGGTCAACGTCTTTTTTTTTAATTTTTTGTGAAATTACGATAAACAGCAAAAAAGTCCTGGTTTTCAGCAAATAAATCACAGCATTAATTATGGCTCAGTGCTATAGCCTGTGGGTGTTGTGTAAGAATATTTTGTGCTGGGTCAGCGTTTAAAAATCAGACAAGCATCTAAACAAAACCGGATGGACAATTCAAAGATAAAGCCATGAAGAAAAAAGGATTGATTTTTTCCTTAGTCACATTGGCAGCCGGGCTGTCAGCCGGGGCTGTTATATTTCATATTTCAACGGGGGGAAGTGTCCAACATCCAACTCTCCCTGAACATACGGCCCCAGCCTTAGATATCGTTTCTGAAAAAATCAAGGCTGATATGCCGGTGCCGGATGCGGATGCATTGGCCGGTCAATTGCATAGTCAGCTTGATAACATGGCCCTGGAAAAACAGACACACGAGGATCCTCCCGTAAAAAAAGCTGGCCTCATGCAGGTAAAGGCTTTGACCCAGGAAGAGGAGGAAGAAATCTATGTCAGGGCCCAGGTATTCCGGGATGAAGCCTTGGTGGTGTTTCCTGTGTATTCGATTGAGATCCACAGGCCGGAATCCATGGATACCGGATGGGTGGAGGAAAACGGGATTATGATTGAAAAGTCCTACGGCCCGCCGCCCGATGAAATATGGATTCGTATCAAACCGGAAAATTCAGGGGAAATGAGAGCGATCATGGCCCAGATGGCTGATCTTTACCAGACATACGCAGGCATTTACGGCCGCAGCGTCAGGATAGTCAACTGGGTGGGGGGGCAGGCATGGGCGGCATTCACCTATCCTGCCGAAGGAGAAGGTGTTCAATAATTTGGGTATTAATGCGGAATTATAAACGATGAGGAGGTCTATGAAGATACGAAAATGGTTTAAACGACCAGCCCTGTTTGTTTTACTGATTTCATTGATTGCAGGGCAGGCACCGGCCGCAGACGATTTTTTCCTTTACGGAAACCAGGGCGAGCAGAATATTACCCATGCGGCCGCCCCGGTTGTCGGCGGCAGTACGGGTGCACAAAGCTGGTTTACGGCTGTGGCGTATTTCACCGCCGGACCCAATGAAGGACGGATGCTGGCGGCTACCGGGACGCAGGTTTTTATAAGTTCCGGGTCAGGAGAAAGTGTGCAATGGACCAGGGTAGCTGAAGTTGATTCCTTAGGCACAATATCAGAATAAAATACCCCAAAATATCAATCAACATAGAAAGGTATGTCAACAGCCCATTGCTCAATTCCTTTGATTCGGAAAATTTGATTTTCTATGATTTGCATGGCCTGCTTTGTCAGCCTTACGCCTTTTTTATAAGTTTTTTCCACAAAGGTCACAACTGGACGCCAGCCTTTCCAGGTCATTGTTCTTGCTAATCCTAAAATTTTTTCAACCTTGTCCAAAAGTTCTCCATTCCAATGTTGTTCCAATCTACCCCAAATTCTTTCTACAGGATTGTATTTACTGTGATATGGAGGATAATAAGCTAAGCTAATGCTCACGGAATTTTCTTGAGAAAAAGTAACCAAACGATTCATAAATTGACTTCTTCGGCTGCTATTTTCTGGTCCATTATCTAAATTCAGAACCAAGGTATGTGGATCATATGCTTCCTTAAGAGTCGGCCATAATTGTTCTAACGCATCGACTATAAAATCTGCTGTAATATGACTTTCGCTGAAATAAAAGAAGGTTTCATCTGTTGCCGGAATGAATATGCCAAAAAGCTTTAAAAGCGTATCTGGCTGGAAATCATGATCACAGGCTCGTAAGCCATAACGATTGTATCCGCCTCGTGAAAATGGTCCCACTTTTATGACGGCTTTTGCATCCATTGACAATCTTATTATCCCCGGATTCGAATCTGCTATCCTGTTGATATTATGAACATAGTCAAATATCAAATTCACTTCAGGGATTTTTTTTTAGGCTTACATTTGGTCACTTTTTTCAAACGATAATTTAACTGGTTCATTTTCCGGTTAATCGTTATGACCGATGGGAGATCATCCGGTTGATATCCTTTCAATTCAATTAATTTTCTATGCACCTCTTTTGCTGTAATCGGTGAATACAATTTGGTCGAATGAAATGTTGGGTCCGTTTGGCAAATAGGTTCTACAATATTTTTGATATCTTCAAGTAATAAAGGATATTTTTCTTCAGCGGGTTTCCGCCCCCTTCCTGAAAAATTATCGACACAAACAAAACCGCTTTGCAGTTCTTTCATCCCTTTTCTAATTGTATGACGGTCCCATCCAAGCTCTTTTTCTGCTTTTCTTTGGCCACCTTTCCCCATAAGAGATACTACATGGGCCATAAATTGCCTTCTATCAGTCCCTTTTAATTTTTCTCTCGTTTGGTTTAACAAACACTTTACCGCAGGCGTGATTTCAGATAACTGCTCTTCTGTGAATTCAATATGGTTTGTCATGAAAAGTCCATTTAAATGTTATTTTTCATGAGGACCATATCTATTACATTCAGTTTTGTACAGGCATGCTTGGTTTTCTCCAGGCAGGGTATTTATTTTTGATCTTGTGCCTTAATGGATCCCGGGTTCATTCGGATTTCTCCTTCGGGCAGCCAGGTCGCATTGGGTCTGGGAATGGGGCAGCCCTTGCTTGTATTCAATGCAAGTGTCCTGGATGGCGGATCACCGGATTCACCGGTGAATCTAATTGACTCCCCTGACGTCAAAACATTCTACGAGACCCATTATGATTTTGCCTGGGTGGGCGAAAGCCATCTGGTAATTAACGGCGGATGGTGGGTTGTGTATCCCGAAAGTTCCAGAAGCGGGGTCGCCGCCTTGGACATTACAGATGAAAACAACTACACCGTGCCTGTTTGCGGCCGCATAATGGGGGCATCTTCGGGCATTGCCGTGGATGAGGACAAAAACCTGTATTTCGGCATCGGTTCCGGTGGGAGCCGGACCGGTGAGATCAAGGTGTTCCCGGCCTCCACATGGTGGAACGGAACAGGGCCCACAGGCCAGGAGCTGCACTATGATGACACAGAAGGCAGTTTTGTCATTGCAGAAAGCGTGCTTAGCTGCGCTTACCTGGGGTTTGACGGCGAAGGCAACCTTCATGTGGGCGGGGGGCAGTATGTCCAGGCCAACCCGGCGGAAGTGGGGTATGCCGCGCTGATCAGCCACAAACTTCTGGAGGATGCCCGGGCCCATATCCTGGACCCTGAAAACAATGCATTTGAGGCGCTGGACGAAAGCCGCGGCTCCCTTTACCGGGAATTTGCACCGGATGTCTGCATGAATGATACAGCCACGGGGGTGTTTGCCAACGGTTCCGACTTGACCGTCATGTGGAACGGAACCAATGCCACCTGTACACCGGGCGGCGGAACCTATTTTGAAGATCCGGACTGGGATCTGTGGGACACCGGGGTTACACCCATCCTGACCACCTATCACGTGGATGACCAAAGGGACGGGGACGGTGATGGATACTTCGACGTTGCCGATTACTCCCCCAATACTGCTGATCCGAATAATATTGATTCCGATGGTGACGGGTATGGGAATGTTATTGATGCGGACTTCAATAATGACGGTACGGTTTCCATGACTGACTTCTCACGCTTTCAAAATGCCATGAATTCTTATGATCCGGATGCAGATATGAATGGCGACGGAACGATCAGTATGCTGGATTTTGCCTTATTTCAAAATAAACTGGGGCAATCTGAACCCTACTATAATAACTAAGGAAAATAAAAATGAAAAAAAAATATTTAATCTCAATAATTACAACGTGTTTTCTATCCCTTATTTTTTCAACGGGTGCGATGGCATGGCATGTTGATATCTCTTCGGATTATACATCCGGAGATGACCGGGCTACATTTAATTTTACCCTGCATAATAGTGAAACCATAGAGCAATTATCCGGCTATATGTTCCTATTTGAATATGACTCGGAAGAGCTCACCTATCTTAGTTACACCAATACACCCGTACCGGCCTTCTTTCCGAATCTGTTCGGGGAACCCGTTAATGAAAACGGCACGATCAGCAATTTTAATGCTAGCGCTTTTTCTAAAATAGACCTTCTACCCGGAGAGTATCAGCTCGGCTCGTTCACCTTTGACGTCAGCGATACTGCTGTTGCTGACGGAGTGTCTGATTTTAATTTTGACCTAGATAATTTCCTTTTTGAGTTTGTTATCGGCTTAGACGACTATTCAGATTCAACTCAATTCATAGAAAGTCAGATTGATGTCGGCTCTGCGGCTTCCGTACCCGTACCCTCGGCCCTGTTGCTCATGGGGACCGGTATCCTGGGACTGGCCGGGCTGAAACGTAAATTCACTTAGTATTAATCATAAACATTAAGTGTTGACAAAGGCACCGGTAAAGATTCCGGTGCCTTTGTCTATTAAAAAAGTCCTTCCTGAAAAGATACCTGCTTTGCGATGATGATTTTGAGAAAAAATAAATTCTTTATCCTTTATGCGATTCTCCTGGTTTCTGTTTTTCTGGCCGGTCACCCGGCAAGCGGGGCTGACGAAACGCCGGTCCTGTTTGTCCGGGAACCGGCCAAAGATGTTGGTACCATGGTGGAAGGTACGACTATCCGCCACACCTTTTTACTGCAGAACAGGGGCAACACCCCTCTGGTTATCCACCGGGTGGACCCGGGATGTTCCTGCACCCGGGTGGTTCATGATCCGCTGGTCAAGTCCAACCGGAATTCATTTTTACGGGTGCGGATTGACACAGCAGGCCAGACCGGAACCTGGACAAAAACCATCAAGGTTTTTTCCAATGATCCCCAGGTGCCTGAAACCCGGCTTGGGATAACGGCCCGGGTGTTGAAAACCGTCAGCCCGGTTCCGGACCGGGTGTTTTTTAACGGCACCACGGGCAAGGCCCTGGAACAGGTGGTAACCATTAAAGCCCCGGACAG
This window contains:
- a CDS encoding PEP-CTERM sorting domain-containing protein; translated protein: MKKKYLISIITTCFLSLIFSTGAMAWHVDISSDYTSGDDRATFNFTLHNSETIEQLSGYMFLFEYDSEELTYLSYTNTPVPAFFPNLFGEPVNENGTISNFNASAFSKIDLLPGEYQLGSFTFDVSDTAVADGVSDFNFDLDNFLFEFVIGLDDYSDSTQFIESQIDVGSAASVPVPSALLLMGTGILGLAGLKRKFT
- a CDS encoding transposase, translating into MNLIFDYVHNINRIADSNPGIIRLSMDAKAVIKVGPFSRGGYNRYGLRACDHDFQPDTLLKLFGIFIPATDETFFYFSESHITADFIVDALEQLWPTLKEAYDPHTLVLNLDNGPENSSRRSQFMNRLVTFSQENSVSISLAYYPPYHSKYNPVERIWGRLEQHWNGELLDKVEKILGLARTMTWKGWRPVVTFVEKTYKKGVRLTKQAMQIIENQIFRIKGIEQWAVDIPFYVD
- a CDS encoding A24 family peptidase, whose product is MILSGLLLGSALYTDCLSGKIPNALTLAFACTGLCFHIFFSGLSSGGFEWVQGLAAGTGLFILPYIAGGTGGGDVKLFGALGALTGPGAVFWIFIYSALCAGIICAFKIMVNRNGDMANAALENKTIAYTGPAVLGYLIYLPAGNLF
- a CDS encoding Flp family type IVb pilin, translating into MTNFFKTFWEDESGATAIEYGLIVGIMAAVIITVLGAFGDKLAELFSAITEQLDSVTETIKNQE
- a CDS encoding dockerin type I domain-containing protein, with amino-acid sequence MDPGFIRISPSGSQVALGLGMGQPLLVFNASVLDGGSPDSPVNLIDSPDVKTFYETHYDFAWVGESHLVINGGWWVVYPESSRSGVAALDITDENNYTVPVCGRIMGASSGIAVDEDKNLYFGIGSGGSRTGEIKVFPASTWWNGTGPTGQELHYDDTEGSFVIAESVLSCAYLGFDGEGNLHVGGGQYVQANPAEVGYAALISHKLLEDARAHILDPENNAFEALDESRGSLYREFAPDVCMNDTATGVFANGSDLTVMWNGTNATCTPGGGTYFEDPDWDLWDTGVTPILTTYHVDDQRDGDGDGYFDVADYSPNTADPNNIDSDGDGYGNVIDADFNNDGTVSMTDFSRFQNAMNSYDPDADMNGDGTISMLDFALFQNKLGQSEPYYNN